ACTCTGTCCTTCATCCCTTGGCACAGCAACAACAGGACCCATGTTCCTCTGGTTTGATGTTGCTTCTGCCCAAGGTTTCAGCCCCAGCATGACTCCACACCGGGCCCATGAGTTGCAGAAGTGTGCTTGGCCTTGGTTTCAGTATGGTGGACATGAGTCCCACCCTATACAGCTCAGGGGCTGTATTGGATGCATGTCTACTCAGCAGTGGGTTCGCACAAGGTGGGCAgcatttctcagcctttctctCCTTACATTAAGCTAACCCCATATACTTAGTCTTGAAGAGAGCTGTTAAGTCCCGACCCAGAGAGGCAGGGAGGGGTGACTGTCTCTCTGCTCATACGTTCTCAATACTACGATGGGGAAATAAGCTCAGGATCCAAACTGGTGTCAGGCCTTGTTGAAGCCTGAGTTTGGCAGTATTAGAGGGTGAACTTAGTAGGCTTAGAAAAAGAGGAGTGAAGATACAAAAGCTTGCATTTTTGGTCCTGGGCAGGGAAACACCTCTGCCAGGTTTGTTCTGAGGTTATACAGCCATGCTCAAGCCCCTGCTGGCCATAGCTTCTCTCAGGAGCTCATGGGCAGAGCAGTGGAGAGCGGCACTGTTGTGACCAGAGCACGTGTTCTTATGTGGGACACACAAGTCACACAAACACTCACCTGCTCATGCACACATGCGTGGAATCATGGAAACCTCTATGCCCACAGGCACTTCCATAAATCCAGCACACAGGCTCTAGTTGTTTCACATTGATGGCCTACTAATCAGGCTGATATCATTTGCCTTTGCTGGATTCCGCCAGCATGTGAGCTGAGTGTTCTGCCCACAGCGATGTGTGTTGCCTGGAAATGCTTGGGCCTTTCTTCCTGCCCCTCAAAAGATGCCATCCATGAGGAATGGAAATGACATAAATCaggatgtgaaaaacagcagcacaggaaaccAACACACAGCCCGTATCATTAGCTGGGATGTTTTGCATTCAAGAGGAGCTTGTCAGAAAATACTCCCTGCTGCAAGGGATGCCCCTGCATATGGGGCAGCTTGGGTCCATTATAAAagccagcccagctccttgCCTTCTCATTCCCTTCTCTCACCTCCTTCTTCTTGGGAACCAGGTGAGCGTGAAGCCCCTTCTTGTACTCCTCCTGCTCCAAACCGAGGTCTGAGCTCACTGGAACTCTCAGCTGCTATTAGCTCTGTTCCATGTGTGGCTCTGCTTGTCATGAGAGAGGAAAGTGGGGAGAATGTTTGTCATGGGAGGAGGCTGGACCTGCAAGGAGGTGGCTTGTGGGCTAGGCTGTAGGCAGTAGCTGGATAGGTCCCAGGGGCTCCAAGTGGGCTCTGTGAGAATGAGACAAAGAATCCCTTGGACATCCGTGATCTGTCTTCAGgtcccagcactgcctgtgcattCATTCCCTCATAGTGTGGTGACATGCTGCTCCTCATGCATCCCCATGTTCTgcttcctccctgccctctcTCCCAGGTGTACCTCCAGCCTCAAGACATGTCCTGCTGTGACCAGTGCCAGCCATGCCGGCCCTGTGGCCCCACCCCTCtggccagcagctgcaatgAGCCCTGTGTCAGGCAGTGCCAGAACTCCACCATTGTCATCCAGCCCTCTCCCGTGGTGGTGACCCTGCCCGgacccatcctcagctccttcccacagAACACCGCCGTGGGAtcctccacctctgctgctgttggcagcatcctcagctgtCAGGGAGTGCCCATCACCTCGGGGGGCCTTGACCTCTCCTGCATTTCCAGCCGCTACTGTGGCAGAAGGTGCAACCCCTGCTAAAGATGCTGGATGCTGACGCACACAAGGACGCCCAGTAATGCTGAACATGGCACTGGACAGAAGAACCAATGTTATGGTGCTGTATTTGCCCTGAAAGTCACAAACATACAGGCCAGCCTGGAGTCTCTGACAACATGGAGAAGGTCTACTGATACTCTCTTTCACTCATTCTTCCTACCTCATATCATTATTGTCTTCTCCCTTTTGAGATCTCTGTTAGTGCCCTCCTAAATGAGCCCTGAGTGACCCGCTCATCTCTCTACAACTCTCGGCTGGGAGATAGGGCTCTGTGGCAATGCTGCCGTAGGAAATGGGAACAGATTCttgtctgctcctgctgcttgctgcacagAGAGCGCACTCCTCTGCTTGGTGTAACTTCATTTCCCTCCTCACACTTATTAAACGTTTTCTGCATCATTTATTCTGTCCTTCATGTGTTTTCATTCAGCTTCTTATAGATGGCCCAAGGAGAAATGTCATGCTTTTGGGTGGAATTAGCTGAAGAGACTCCATCactccttcaggtactggaggCAGTCAACACTGCAGACAGTGTTCTTCTACAGAGCTCCTGCCTGGCCCAGATTGTGCCAAGCTGCCTATGGCTGAGTGGATCCACAAATCAGTATTGCTACCAGCTACGAGCCTACCCTTCTCCAGCAAAGACCCTCTGTGAGAGCAGATATCACCACCTGCATTGAGACATGCCAATTAAAGTAGGACCGGattctgcactcagcaggatCTGTGTACCTTCCTTCAGTCACACACAGAATGCATCTGTCCAAACGCAGAACATCGGAGAGCCATGCAGTGGGTGTGTTACTTTCACACAGATTCCACATGCTgccagaaccacagaattggGACGCAGGATGGGGTCATTCTTGTATGGTGTGAGGATGACAGCACCTCTCCTGAGGCCAGGTTCTGTACCAGGTACTGCTGGCCCATGTAAGATTCAGTCTGGAATACTGCATGCAGGTCTGGGGCCCCTAGCGTGAGAAAGATGCAGAGATGTAGGattgggtccagaggagagccatgaagatgatgaaaggGCTGGAGGAcatctcctgtgaagaaaagttgaTGGAGATGGGCATGTTCAGCTTAGAGAcaagaaggctctggggagtgctcactgcagccttcctgtacttaaagggagcttataaactgCAGGGAGACTGAgattttacatggtctgatagaGAACACTGATAGTGAACAGAACGCAGATGTGGGATCCTCCACCTccgctgctgttggcagcatcctcagctctgagGGCATGCCCATCACCTCAGGGGGCTTTGACTTGTCCGGCTTTGGCAGCAGATACTGTGGCAGAAGGTGCCCACCCTGCTAAAGCCACTGGCCTTGGTCCTGGGGAAATTCTTCTAGAAACTGTCAACATGGTGGTGGATCAATAGAAGTCTTCAAGCCACTGCTTACGGAGTACCTGACCATACTCAGCAGCTCTAGGAAATGCTGAGAGGAAGGGGCAAGCCtgagctttctgaaaacatggtTCACATCTCACTTTCTATTCCTCCACCCACCTCTTGCTatccattttcatgttttcgttttgtttttcccctgtGTTCCCCTGGGCATCCTCTGCTGGAAAAGAAGGCACATGCACTGCATAAACTCAAACATGGGATCAGGCAAATCCTGCTTGGAGTGATCTCCTATTCCTTTTCAAACATTCAGTACAGACTTTGGCATCTCACTTTGAGCTTCTGATGTTTCCTCCCCCCATATATGGTCTccagagctgcccagggagaatGGCTTTGCTCTTGGTGTGTACAAGATGAGTGTTTAAGGTGACCTTTCTCCATTCCCAGAAGAATGGGAGGTTGTGACACGCTACAGAGGCACCTCTCTGGGGTACTATACCTTGCAGCTGAGGGAGATATCCCTGGCTATTGCAGAGTAAGTGACAATCAGCCTTTCACTTGCAGTGGATCTTCCCACAGCTATCCCCAGAGGTCCTGCAAATGGAGATCACCACCTCTGATGTCCTCACATGAAAAACCAGGAGGGTGTGGGAGGCCAGGGGAGCAAGACATCCAGCAGGCTCTTGGGAACTGAGATTCACTCTTGTTctcatctgtgctgcagtggggcaAGAGGAGAGGACAGAAGACGGAATAGAACTGTGCAGATGTCCCTCTGGTGTCAAACTCACCTCGTGCTGTcagtcctgctgctccccacaaATACATGGCGTGTTCTCCTGCCCACCTCAGACTCAACTGTGTGAGACTCACATTGGCGTCAGCCaatggctgatgtggttgctgtGCTCATTTCTCTCGAGAACGCAGGGAGGTGCGCCCTGCTCAGGATGGAGTTTGGCGGCCCTGGACGCAGCGCCCCCTGCGGGCCCGCACGGGACTGTGCCCCCAGCCTTtcccggccccgctccggcCGCCGCGGTTCGTGCCCggccgcagccccggcccctTTCCCCGTGGGTCCATGGCGCAGTAATACACTGCCGCGACCCTCAACCGGGCCGGGCGAGCCACAGGGCGCTGGAGCGGCGGTCTGCCGACAACCACAACCGCCCCGCCGGGTCCAGCATCTCCTTGGAGTCTTCAACGGCGCTGACGAGGAATGTGGGGCCGCGGCCCGGAGGCTGACGGTACCAGTGAGTGTAATTAGCTTGTGTGTTGGAGTGTGAGCAGGTGATGTTGATGTCGGTGTCCTCGCTGGTCTCTGCCGACGGCTCCTGCTGCACCTGGGTTCTGCTCAAGGCCACTgccaaggagaaaagaaaaaggaaattcagaaaatccTTTTGTTTCACCAGAAATGTAATGCAGAGGACAAACGAAGAGGCAACTGTTCACAGAAGAGAGGAACAGTTTCTGTGAAGACTGGAAGTCTCACTTACTGGTGGTCTGGGGATGAAGAAAGAGCTGGGATTTTTAGAAACAGGGTCCAAGCCAGGAGGTAAAAGGAGTGAAAGCAAAAGTCTGTGTGGCAAGCGGCAGAGAAGGGCGTGATTTTTAATGGAATGGAATAATGCATGGATAACGGGCGGACCGGAGGGAACGGTGGGCTGAGCTCTCTAGAGGCAGCCGCGCTGAACGCAGCGGGGAGGGGAGAAGAGCACGAGGTCGGAAAGTATCCGGACGGACGGTGGAGAGTGCTCCCCGGCCCCCACAGCCCCTGGCCCGGCCCCGCCGGGGGCNNNNNNNNNNNNNNNNNNNNNNNNNNNNNNNNNNNNNNNNNNNNNNNNNNNNNNNNNNNNNNNNNNNNNNNNNNNNNNNNNNNNNNNNNNNNNNNNNNNNNNNNNNNNNNNNNNNNNNNNNNNNNNNNNNNNNNNNNNNNNNNNNNNNNNNNNNNNNNNNNNNNNNNNNNNNNNNNNNNNNNNNNNNNNNNNNNNNNNNNNNNNNNNNNNNNNNNNNNNNNNNNNNNNNNNNNNNNNNNNNNNNNNNNNNNNNNNNNNNNNNNNNNNNNNNNNNNNNNNNNNNNNNNNNNNNNNNNNNNNNNNNNNNNNNNNNNNNNNNNNNNNNNNNNNNNNNNNNNNNNNNNNNNNNNNNNNNNNNNNNNNNNNNNNNNNNNNNNNNNNNNNNNNNNNNNNNNNNNNNNNNNNNNNNNNNNNNNNNNNNNNNNNNNNNNNNNNNNNNNNNNNNNNNNNNNNNNNNNNNNNNNNNNNNNNNNNNNNNNNNNNNNNNNNNNNNNNNNNNNNNNNNNNNNNNNNNNNNNNNNNNNNNNNNNNNNNNNNNNNNNNNNNNNNNNNNNNNNNNNNNNNNNNNNNNNNNNNNNNNNNNNNNNNNNNNNNNNNNNNNNNNNNNNNNNNNNNNNNNNNNNNNNNNNNNNNNNNNNNNNNNNNNNNNNNNNNNNNNNNNNNNNNNNNNNNNNNNNNNNNNNNNNNNNNNNNNNNNNNNNNNNNNNNNNNNNNNNNNNNNNNNNNNNNNNNNNNNNNNNNNNNNNNNNNNNNNNNNNNNNNNNNNNNNNNNNNNNNNNNNNNNNNNNNNNNNNNNNNNNNNNNNNNNNNNNNNNNNNNNNNNNNNNNNNNNNNNNNNNNNNNNNNNNNNNNNNNNNNNNNNNNNNNNNNNNNNNNNNNNNNNNNAATGGAGAgattcatttcttcttattgTTTCTGTGTCTTCCTCTGGTGTCTGTCTCTGTACGCTTCATGATCgcttccctcttttctctcatCCCGTTTGATGAGGACCCTGAAGGCAGAgtcacacagcagagcagagaaaaaaagcatctgagaAAGCAATGGGAGTTTTAATTGACAAGGTGCAAAACATGGAAACATCTTTTGCTGCCTTTAGGAGGGTAAATCAAAAGTCAGATCCTattacagtgctgctgcttttcctgcccACACCCAGGCCAGCCAGCACAGGCATCTGACGGCAGGGAAAGCCCTAGGGGAGGAGAACCATGAGCCCCTCTGACTCTCCACAAGCTCAGCTTGGGGCCATGAGCCCATGCTCACACTTCATGAAGTGAAAAGCCCGTGTGCCCAGGAAAGGCAAAGGGGCTGTCCCGGCTCCTGCATCAAACCCTCATTCCCAGGCACTCAACAGGAGGAGGCCTGGCCTGCATAGCATAGGCTTattgctttctgctgagctgtttCTGAGGATGACTGCCCACTGTGGTTATGCCTTCCCGTCCTTATTCCTGCCCAGATGCAAGGCCTTACTCCTCGTCCTGTTGAACTACCTGTGATCCTGGTCAATGTATTTCACCAGCTTGTCCTGGTCCCTGTGATTTGCAGCCCTACCCTACAATATCCTGACTTCTTTTCACAAATAGGGCTCCTCCACATACATGCTGAGAGTGCCCTCCATCCAGTCATTTAAAGATTAATAGAGAATTACACACTATTGGTCCTGCACTGATCCCTGAGAGTCCCGTTTATAGATACCAGtccccagctgtgctctgacTAGCTGGTCACAACAGAACTTTCCTGAGAGCAGTGTGAGGCGGGATTGGGTCACACCCAGGATCTGGGCCAGTTCTTCCAAAAGGGCCCCAAGGAGCCCCTGAGGAGTGACCCAGGCTGACATCACTTCCCTTTACTGGACTCTTCCAGTGCAGCAGCTGAATCTTTTGCCCAAATTGATGTATAGTGCCTGGAAAAGCCTGAGTCTCTCTTCCTGCCACTC
This portion of the Numida meleagris isolate 19003 breed g44 Domestic line unplaced genomic scaffold, NumMel1.0 unplaced_Scaffold344, whole genome shotgun sequence genome encodes:
- the LOC110391300 gene encoding feather keratin Cos1-1/Cos1-3/Cos2-1-like, coding for MFCIQEELVRKYSLLQGMPLHMGQLGSIIKASPAPCLLIPFSHLLLLGNQVSVYLQPQDMSCCDQCQPCRPCGPTPLASSCNEPCVRQCQNSTIVIQPSPVVVTLPGPILSSFPQNTAVGSSTSAAVGSILSCQGVPITSGGLDLSCISSRYCGRRCNPC